One window from the genome of Blastopirellula retiformator encodes:
- a CDS encoding DUF971 domain-containing protein, translated as MTPADIQADRPNQSLKIKWSDGLDSLAHFWDLRCSCRCARCISEHTGEQILNPDDVPRDVSIDSMELVGGYALRIRWTDGHDTGLFTWEHLREASQAS; from the coding sequence ATGACGCCAGCCGATATCCAAGCCGACCGCCCGAACCAAAGCTTGAAGATCAAGTGGTCGGATGGTCTGGATAGCCTGGCGCACTTCTGGGATCTCCGCTGCAGTTGCCGTTGTGCGCGCTGCATTAGCGAACATACCGGCGAGCAGATCTTGAACCCCGACGACGTTCCCCGCGACGTCAGCATCGACTCGATGGAATTGGTCGGCGGCTACGCGCTGCGAATCCGCTGGACCGACGGCCACGATACCGGGCTGTTTACCTGGGAACATCTCCGCGAAGCGTCGCAAGCGAGCTAG
- a CDS encoding Lnb N-terminal periplasmic domain-containing protein: MLCISVAGALALLFSGCSSLTPNNGRNWAPDQTRLPTYENVAGEITIHNVRNCRYTSSDDYVVQYYDKQFNLSDVESVDFLVAPFNDTPSVAHTMLSFGFADGDQIVSSVEIRKEADEEYSAWKGFFNQYELMYVIGDERDVINLSSNQYKSDVYLYRTMATPEQSQELLLDVLQRANKLAVKPEFYNTITNNCTTNIVQHVNDLAPERVRYNYKVLFTGYSDEYAYELGLLDQTVPFEELKRRSRINELAEKYEYDPDFSAKIRRR; the protein is encoded by the coding sequence ATGCTCTGCATTTCGGTCGCAGGAGCTCTTGCGCTGCTCTTTTCTGGCTGTTCTTCGCTGACGCCCAACAACGGTCGCAACTGGGCGCCCGACCAAACGCGGTTGCCGACGTACGAAAATGTGGCGGGCGAAATCACCATCCACAACGTCCGCAATTGCCGCTACACGTCGTCCGACGACTACGTGGTGCAGTATTACGACAAGCAGTTCAATCTGAGCGACGTTGAGTCGGTCGACTTCTTGGTCGCCCCGTTTAACGACACGCCTTCGGTCGCCCACACGATGCTCAGCTTTGGTTTTGCCGACGGCGACCAGATTGTCTCGTCGGTTGAAATTCGCAAAGAAGCGGACGAAGAGTACTCGGCCTGGAAGGGCTTCTTCAACCAGTACGAACTGATGTACGTGATCGGCGACGAACGCGACGTCATCAATCTCAGCTCCAACCAATACAAGAGCGACGTCTATCTCTATCGCACGATGGCGACGCCGGAGCAGTCGCAAGAACTGCTGCTTGATGTCCTGCAAAGAGCGAACAAATTGGCGGTAAAACCCGAGTTTTACAACACCATCACCAACAACTGCACCACCAACATCGTGCAGCATGTGAACGACCTGGCGCCCGAGCGCGTCCGCTACAATTACAAGGTTCTGTTCACCGGCTATAGTGACGAGTACGCTTACGAACTCGGCTTGTTGGACCAAACCGTTCCGTTTGAAGAGTTGAAACGGCGCTCGCGAATCAACGAACTGGCCGAAAAATACGAATACGATCCCGACTTCTCCGCCAAGATCCGACGGCGATAA
- a CDS encoding CAP domain-containing protein — MTEPKKALSLALLLTLAATLSAEDASVKPEAEAEKADVEVKVEFLHNHPSLVKMWNHSNQVRAQYGLPAQKMNPELTKAAQDHAWYMAKTGQFSHSVNGGFVARTRRHNYAGSPSGEIILWNAKSIPSCFQGWLNSPGHRAILLSGAREVGYGYAVARNGSTYWVGVFGN, encoded by the coding sequence ATGACGGAACCGAAGAAAGCTCTCTCCCTAGCCCTGCTGTTGACCCTCGCTGCGACGCTCAGTGCGGAAGACGCCAGCGTCAAACCGGAAGCCGAAGCCGAAAAGGCGGACGTCGAGGTCAAAGTCGAATTTCTCCACAATCACCCTAGCCTGGTGAAGATGTGGAACCACTCGAATCAAGTTCGCGCCCAGTATGGATTGCCGGCGCAAAAGATGAACCCGGAACTGACCAAGGCGGCCCAGGATCATGCCTGGTACATGGCCAAGACCGGCCAGTTCAGCCACTCGGTCAATGGCGGTTTCGTCGCTCGCACGCGACGCCACAACTATGCCGGCAGCCCGTCGGGCGAAATCATCCTGTGGAACGCCAAATCGATTCCTTCCTGCTTCCAAGGCTGGCTCAACAGCCCCGGTCACCGCGCGATTCTCTTGAGCGGCGCCCGTGAAGTTGGTTACGGCTACGCGGTTGCCCGGAACGGTTCGACCTACTGGGTCGGCGTGTTCGGCAACTAA